One Oryza glaberrima chromosome 10, OglaRS2, whole genome shotgun sequence DNA segment encodes these proteins:
- the LOC127786269 gene encoding probable protein phosphatase 2C 72, whose protein sequence is MLSAAMEYLRSCWGPASSPAGRPRKGSDAAGRQDGLLWYKDAGQLVAGEFSMAVVQANNLLEDHSQVESGPLSTTDPNLQGTLVGVYDGHGGPETARYINDHLFNHLRGFASEHKCMSADVIRKAFRATEEGFFSVVSSQWSMRPQLAAVGSCCLVGVICAGNLYIANLGDSRAVLGRLVKGTGEVLAMQLSAEHNASFEEVRRELQAAHPDDPHIVVLKHNVWRVKGIIQITRSIGDVYLKKPEFNREPLHSKFRLQETFRRPLLSSEPAIVVHQLQTTDQFIIFASDGLWEHISNQEAVDLVQHNPRNGIARRLVKAAMQQAAKKREMRYSDLKKIDRGVRRHFHDDITVVVVFFDSNAITTANWSRPSVSLRGGGVTLPANSLAPFSVPT, encoded by the exons ATGCTATCTGCTGCGATGGAATACTTGAGATCTTGCTGGGgcccggcgtcgtcgccggccgggcGCCCCCGCAAAGGATCGGATGCGGCGGGGCGGCAGGATGGGCTGCTGTGGTACAAGGACGCCGgccagctcgtcgccggcgagttCTCGATGGCCGTGGTCCAGGCCAACAACCTGCTCGAGGACCACAGCCAGGTGGAATCCGGGCCACTGAGCACCACGGATCCCAACCTGCAGGGCACTCTTGTGGGCGTCTATGATGGGCATGGAGGCCCGGAGACGGCGCGCTACATCAATGACCATCTCTTCAACCATCTGAGGG GATTTGCTTCTGAGCACAAGTGCATGTCAGCGGATGTGATTCGGAAGGCGTTTCGAGCAACTGAGGAGGGATTCTTTTCTGTAGTTAGTAGTCAATGGTCGATGAGGCCTCAATTAGCGGCAGTAGGCTCTTGCTGTCTGGTTGGTGTGATCTGTGCTGGAAATCTATATATTGCAAACCTTGGCGATTCCCGTGCTGTTCTCGGTAGACTTGTGAAGGGAACTGGAGAGGTTCTGGCTATGCAGTTGTCAGCAGAACACAATGCATCCTTTGAAGAGGTCAGGCGAGAGCTGCAGGCAGCACATCCTGATGATCCCCATATTGTGGTTCTAAAGCACAATGTTTGGCGTGTGAAGGGTATTATCCAG ATAACAAGATCCATTGGAGATGTGTATCTGAAGAAACCGGAGTTCAACAGAGAACCTTTGCATAGCAAATTTCGGCTTCAAGAAACTTTCAGGAGGCCTCTTCTTAGTTCTGAACCAGCTATTGTTGTACACCAATTACAGACAACTGATCAGTTCATCATTTTTGCATCTGATGGACTATGGGAGCATATTAGTAATCAGGAAGCAGTTGATCTTGTCCAACATAATCCCCGCAAT GGGATTGCTAGAAGACTAGTAAAGGCTGCAATGCAGCAGGCAGCAAAAAAGAGGGAGATGAGGTATTCAGATCTGAAGAAAATCGATCGTGGGGTAAGGCGGCACTTCCATGATGATATAACAGTTGTTGTGGTGTTCTTTGATTCGAATGCCATAACCACTGCTAACTGGAGCCGACCTTCAGTTTCTCTTCGAGGGGGTGGTGTTACTCTCCCTGCAAATTCCCTTGCTCCATTCTCAGTTCCTACATAG